A single window of Candidatus Poribacteria bacterium DNA harbors:
- a CDS encoding DPP IV N-terminal domain-containing protein — protein sequence MKMKCVRVGFGITVLFNLLLFTVNAWAAPYISFSSNRTGNWDIYVIDTNGENLRNLTNHPAYDSRATWAPDGHAFTFESDRDGNHEIYIMKLNEPEPRRLTNHPGRDSAPDWSPDGNWIVFTSNRTGVLNHDIYKIDVNGENLRRLTNNEKYDLHPVWSPDDEQIAFFSNRDEGTGIYVMNADGKRLRRIANLGHGGTYPSWAPDGKQIAYSANLAGSGIYIMGADGRNPWRVTPMNIWSRHPAWAPDGKQIAYSADIKNPWGNPNKDSNIYVVSVTGGTPRQITKHAAQDGYPAWVPSGFLNVSASPEKLITLWSRLKQSEIAPK from the coding sequence ATGAAAATGAAATGTGTCCGAGTAGGATTTGGAATAACAGTGCTGTTCAATCTACTTCTGTTCACCGTAAACGCTTGGGCGGCTCCGTATATTTCCTTCAGCTCCAACCGAACGGGAAACTGGGATATCTACGTCATTGATACAAACGGAGAAAATCTACGCAACTTGACGAATCACCCTGCGTACGACAGTCGCGCAACGTGGGCACCGGATGGACACGCTTTCACTTTTGAGTCAGACAGGGATGGAAACCACGAAATTTATATCATGAAACTTAATGAACCAGAACCTCGGCGGTTGACAAACCATCCCGGACGGGATAGTGCCCCTGACTGGTCACCAGATGGAAACTGGATCGTATTTACATCAAACAGAACGGGCGTGCTAAACCATGACATCTACAAGATAGATGTCAACGGCGAGAATTTACGACGACTCACTAACAATGAAAAATACGATTTACATCCGGTATGGTCTCCCGATGACGAACAGATTGCTTTCTTTTCCAATCGCGATGAAGGCACGGGTATCTATGTGATGAATGCCGATGGGAAACGTCTGAGACGCATTGCGAATCTGGGACATGGAGGGACATACCCGAGCTGGGCACCCGATGGGAAACAGATTGCCTACTCTGCAAATCTTGCGGGAAGTGGTATCTACATTATGGGTGCTGATGGACGCAATCCGTGGCGCGTGACCCCCATGAACATCTGGAGCCGTCATCCAGCGTGGGCACCCGATGGGAAACAGATTGCCTACTCTGCGGATATTAAAAATCCTTGGGGAAATCCGAATAAGGATTCAAATATTTATGTCGTTTCCGTCACAGGAGGCACCCCACGGCAAATCACAAAACATGCAGCGCAGGATGGTTATCCCGCATGGGTGCCATCCGGTTTCCTCAACGTTTCAGCAAGTCCAGAGAAACTAATCACACTATGGAGTAGACTCAAGCAATCCGAAATCGCTCCTAAATAG
- a CDS encoding sigma-70 family RNA polymerase sigma factor, with protein sequence MAEDDVQLIRRILSGDDRAFSALVQKYQKGVHALAWRKVGDFHYAEEITQDVFLQVYKKLSTLKNPNQFAGWLYVIANRLCLNWIQRHKPAMQSLETTSTGEIEDFSYAHYVSEQRETEALEHRDEIVKKLLERLPESERTVVTLYYLGEMVPREIGDFLGVSVNTIKSRLRRARERLQNEEELLIQEGLAIVQLPPNLTDNIMQQVADIKPTPSPVGKPFLPWAAFGTAAVLVLLLLGVSARYLVRFQKPYSFKATSEPTIEIVDTDVILDMDSRPDMRNQPGRPGDTGKDNDAGLQTSERLLTSEAEGDSLIPSTPRRTQVIGPPGSHVFDIFATSNGTLYAATQTGIHKLTTDATAWTLVNTNVPIPESRMSMAEHAGVLYVVSIDEIFASRDDGETWNAFCPRPEGHAVGLIITDEAQGTASQASFTIYLFLQDKGVFRSTNAGAQWDAFNEGLMIKRIYTVATIGNTVFVGTNEGLYRLNSGVWQRVQEDAFKTD encoded by the coding sequence ATGGCAGAAGACGACGTTCAACTCATTCGCAGAATCTTATCAGGAGACGACAGAGCATTTAGTGCTTTGGTCCAGAAATACCAAAAGGGTGTTCACGCGCTTGCATGGCGGAAGGTCGGCGATTTCCACTATGCCGAGGAAATTACGCAAGACGTTTTCCTCCAAGTATACAAGAAACTCTCGACCCTCAAGAATCCCAATCAGTTTGCTGGATGGCTCTATGTCATTGCAAACCGGCTTTGCCTGAATTGGATCCAAAGACACAAACCTGCGATGCAATCGTTGGAGACAACAAGCACAGGAGAAATAGAGGACTTCTCTTATGCCCACTATGTATCCGAGCAACGCGAAACAGAAGCACTCGAACATCGAGATGAAATCGTTAAAAAGCTGCTGGAAAGACTGCCGGAGAGTGAACGCACAGTCGTAACGCTCTACTATCTCGGTGAAATGGTTCCCAGAGAGATAGGCGATTTCTTAGGTGTATCGGTGAATACGATTAAAAGTCGGCTTCGTCGGGCGCGAGAACGTCTACAAAACGAAGAGGAACTCTTAATTCAGGAAGGGCTTGCGATTGTCCAATTACCACCTAACCTGACCGATAATATTATGCAGCAAGTTGCTGACATAAAACCCACACCATCCCCGGTTGGGAAACCGTTTCTTCCGTGGGCAGCTTTTGGCACGGCAGCTGTTTTGGTCCTGCTGCTGTTAGGTGTCAGTGCCCGATACCTCGTCCGTTTTCAGAAGCCCTATAGTTTCAAGGCAACATCTGAACCCACCATTGAAATTGTTGATACCGATGTCATCCTTGATATGGATTCAAGACCGGATATGCGAAACCAGCCCGGGCGTCCTGGAGACACCGGAAAAGACAATGATGCCGGTTTGCAAACTTCTGAGAGGCTTCTAACGTCCGAGGCAGAAGGAGATTCCCTCATACCTTCCACACCGCGGCGGACACAGGTGATTGGTCCGCCAGGAAGTCACGTCTTTGACATCTTTGCAACATCCAACGGCACACTCTACGCTGCTACACAGACAGGCATCCATAAATTGACAACAGATGCAACTGCGTGGACGCTCGTTAACACGAATGTACCAATCCCCGAAAGCCGAATGTCTATGGCAGAACATGCTGGCGTGCTTTATGTCGTCTCTATTGATGAAATTTTCGCTTCACGGGACGATGGCGAAACATGGAATGCTTTTTGTCCGCGACCAGAAGGACATGCTGTTGGACTCATCATCACAGATGAAGCACAAGGCACCGCTTCACAAGCAAGTTTTACAATATATCTTTTTCTACAAGATAAAGGCGTTTTCCGATCTACGAATGCAGGCGCACAGTGGGATGCCTTTAACGAAGGATTAATGATCAAACGCATTTACACAGTAGCTACGATTGGAAACACGGTGTTTGTCGGGACAAACGAGGGACTCTATCGCCTTAACTCAGGTGTTTGGCAACGAGTGCAGGAAGATGCCTTCAAAACCGACTAA